In a single window of the Bacteroidales bacterium genome:
- the smpB gene encoding SsrA-binding protein SmpB: protein MANFIEIKNKKASYQYFLVEEYTAGLILTGTEIKSVRAGKANIADAFCIFQGNEMFVKEMHIAIYTQGTIYNHEPKRDRKLLLNRRELKKLQGKVNEKGFTIIPTLMFVNEKGLAKLKIALAKGKHFYDKRETIKKKDVARDIERSEY, encoded by the coding sequence ATGGCAAATTTTATCGAGATAAAGAACAAAAAGGCATCCTACCAGTACTTCCTCGTTGAAGAATATACTGCGGGTCTTATCCTTACCGGCACTGAGATTAAATCGGTGAGGGCGGGCAAGGCCAACATTGCCGATGCTTTCTGTATTTTCCAGGGCAACGAAATGTTCGTGAAGGAGATGCACATTGCCATTTACACGCAGGGAACCATTTACAACCATGAGCCAAAACGCGACCGCAAGCTGCTGCTCAACCGGCGCGAATTAAAGAAATTGCAGGGTAAGGTGAATGAGAAGGGATTTACCATCATTCCCACGCTGATGTTTGTAAACGAGAAAGGGCTGGCTAAACTGAAGATCGCGCTGGCCAAAGGAAAGCACTTTTACGACAAACGTGAAACCATCAAGAAAAAAGATGTTGCCAGAGACATTGAACGCTCGGAGTATTAA
- a CDS encoding DUF255 domain-containing protein: MKNLILLSIAVFFLIIPQQIKSQEPPKVKWYSIEEAVALNNKAKDKDKKKFFIDVYTDWCGWCKKMDANTFTDPVIAKYLNENFWPVKFDAESSAPVTINEQTYVNPNPGTKRSTHQLAISLLNKRLSYPSFAFLDQEVKLITVLPGYNTPDKLEPVLHFIAQEAYKDQTFDQFKANFKGSY; the protein is encoded by the coding sequence ATGAAAAACCTGATTTTACTTTCAATCGCAGTCTTTTTCCTTATTATTCCCCAGCAAATCAAATCCCAGGAACCACCGAAGGTTAAATGGTATTCCATCGAAGAAGCGGTTGCGCTGAACAACAAAGCAAAAGACAAAGACAAAAAGAAATTTTTTATTGATGTTTACACCGACTGGTGCGGCTGGTGCAAAAAGATGGATGCCAATACTTTTACTGACCCGGTGATTGCCAAATACCTGAATGAGAATTTCTGGCCGGTGAAGTTTGATGCTGAGTCCTCAGCGCCGGTCACGATTAATGAGCAGACTTATGTAAATCCCAATCCGGGCACAAAACGATCTACCCATCAACTGGCCATATCACTGCTCAACAAAAGACTTTCCTATCCTTCGTTTGCATTTTTAGATCAGGAAGTTAAATTGATCACCGTGCTGCCAGGCTACAATACGCCCGACAAACTGGAACCGGTGCTCCATTTCATTGCCCAAGAGGCCTATAAAGACCAAACCTTCGACCAGTTCAAAGCTAATTTTAAGGGGAGTTATTAA
- a CDS encoding DNRLRE domain-containing protein, whose protein sequence is MKSLKPKFGLFLFIASLIAVSINAQVVVILQPNAEEGKDARIQNALPNTNMGSSLFFHGHAGTIHGESFIDRCLIEFDLSSIPTDATVLDASLSLYANTTFGGHSTLTGTNACWLERIVNPWVEDEVTWANQPGTTVDNRVTIPFSNESNQDYPDINVTELIKDMIAYPDNSFGMMIRLQVEEQYRSMTFYSSDAANENLRPKLTITYHPGLLVDTCIVLKPDATYGKDARVQSRLPNTNMGNTLFFHAHAGTIDNQPFIDRSFIEFDLSSIPENAYVLKATMSLFACTQFGGHSTLSGTNASWIQRITSPWQEDEITWNDQPAITNTNRVAIPFSTTSDQDYPDILVTRLVRDLLNDSDNGFGFRMCLQVESFYRYMEFYSSDETNPQFHPELSVWYTLNPYVDIFEQSQDNISIYPNPTNGLVNIDLADHPIHSVEIFSAAGKLLIVKTVDQMSRNLSVNLSGYPDGLYFMRFHNEEGTTIKKLLKQ, encoded by the coding sequence ATGAAAAGTTTAAAACCAAAATTTGGACTCTTTCTGTTTATTGCATCTTTAATTGCCGTTTCCATCAATGCCCAGGTAGTAGTTATTTTACAACCCAACGCCGAAGAGGGCAAGGATGCAAGAATCCAGAATGCCCTGCCAAATACCAATATGGGCAGCAGTTTGTTTTTTCATGGTCATGCCGGAACTATTCATGGTGAATCGTTTATCGATCGTTGTTTGATTGAATTCGATCTGTCCTCCATTCCCACAGATGCTACTGTACTTGATGCTTCCCTTTCCTTATATGCGAATACCACTTTTGGCGGACATTCAACATTGACAGGAACCAACGCCTGCTGGCTCGAAAGGATAGTAAACCCCTGGGTGGAAGATGAAGTCACCTGGGCAAACCAACCAGGCACAACCGTTGATAATCGTGTCACAATCCCTTTCTCAAATGAATCCAACCAGGATTATCCAGATATAAATGTTACTGAACTGATCAAAGATATGATCGCTTATCCTGACAATAGTTTTGGCATGATGATAAGATTGCAGGTTGAAGAGCAGTACCGTAGTATGACTTTTTATTCAAGCGATGCCGCGAATGAAAATTTACGCCCAAAATTAACAATAACTTATCATCCTGGCCTGTTGGTTGATACCTGTATCGTTCTCAAGCCTGATGCAACTTACGGGAAAGATGCCAGGGTGCAATCCAGGCTTCCAAACACGAATATGGGCAACACCCTGTTTTTTCATGCCCATGCCGGAACCATAGATAACCAGCCATTTATTGATCGTAGCTTTATTGAGTTCGACCTTTCGTCAATCCCGGAAAATGCATACGTACTTAAGGCTACCATGTCGTTGTTTGCCTGTACACAATTTGGAGGCCATTCTACCCTGAGTGGAACCAATGCCTCATGGATACAAAGAATCACCTCCCCCTGGCAGGAAGATGAAATTACCTGGAATGATCAGCCTGCCATAACAAATACTAACCGGGTTGCCATTCCATTTTCAACAACGAGTGACCAGGATTACCCAGACATTTTGGTAACGAGGCTTGTTAGAGATTTACTCAATGATTCTGATAATGGATTTGGTTTTAGAATGTGTTTACAGGTTGAATCATTTTACCGCTATATGGAGTTTTATTCCAGCGACGAAACCAACCCACAATTTCACCCTGAACTATCAGTCTGGTATACACTTAATCCATACGTTGATATTTTTGAGCAAAGTCAGGATAACATTTCAATTTATCCAAACCCGACCAATGGATTGGTTAATATTGATTTGGCAGATCATCCCATTCATTCTGTTGAAATTTTCAGTGCTGCAGGGAAGCTATTGATAGTGAAAACTGTTGATCAGATGAGCCGTAATCTTTCTGTAAATTTGTCAGGCTATCCTGATGGATTGTATTTTATGAGGTTTCACAATGAGGAGGGAACAACCATTAAAAAGCTGTTAAAGCAGTAA
- a CDS encoding serine/threonine protein phosphatase, whose translation MKRWVIPDLHGCVKTLRALVENQIRPQGTDEIYLLGDYIDRGPDPKGVLDFIMGLQEKGLNIYPLRGNHEEYILLALENQQNLKRKFFFFKERNKLFEEWMRSGGYATLKSFGIERVDQIPEKYVEWIRGLKYFYELDQYVLVHAGINFYRKDPFDDLHALLWTSSFTPEPEKIGNRTVIHGHVPVSLEFLKTILSDPNKRYIPLDTGCYHPNKPGMGNLVALELNSLNLLIQPNIEIS comes from the coding sequence ATGAAAAGATGGGTAATTCCCGACCTGCATGGTTGTGTAAAAACGCTGCGGGCACTTGTCGAAAACCAGATCAGGCCCCAGGGCACAGATGAGATTTATTTGCTGGGCGACTACATCGATCGTGGCCCTGATCCGAAGGGCGTCCTTGATTTTATTATGGGTTTGCAGGAGAAGGGACTGAATATTTACCCCTTAAGGGGAAACCATGAGGAGTATATACTGCTTGCACTCGAGAACCAGCAAAACTTGAAAAGAAAATTTTTCTTTTTCAAAGAACGCAATAAACTGTTCGAGGAATGGATGCGCAGTGGGGGTTACGCCACACTGAAGAGTTTTGGGATCGAACGCGTAGATCAGATTCCTGAAAAATATGTAGAATGGATTCGTGGACTGAAGTATTTCTATGAACTCGATCAGTATGTGCTTGTGCATGCCGGAATCAACTTCTACCGTAAAGATCCTTTCGACGATTTACATGCCCTGCTATGGACAAGTTCCTTTACTCCCGAACCCGAAAAAATTGGTAACCGGACAGTCATTCATGGGCATGTGCCGGTCAGTCTCGAATTTTTAAAAACCATACTTTCCGACCCCAACAAAAGGTATATTCCCCTCGACACCGGTTGCTATCATCCGAATAAGCCCGGGATGGGTAATTTGGTTGCCCTCGAACTGAATTCACTCAATTTGCTCATACAGCCGAATATCGAGATAAGCTGA
- the gpmA gene encoding 2,3-diphosphoglycerate-dependent phosphoglycerate mutase — protein MKRLVLLRHGESQWNKENRFTGWTDVDLTAKGVEEAKEAGRTLKEKGFEFDMAFTSYQRRAIKTLWLALEQMDQMWIPVQKSWRLNEKHYGMLQGLNKAETAEKYGEEQVLLWRRSFDVPPAPIPEEDPRHPKHDPRYRGLSPDEIPATESLKETIARMIPYWENSIRPALQKQSQILVSAHGNSLRAVVKYLKKMSEEEIIKFNIPTGIPYVFDFDDDLNLLKDEFIGDPEVIRQLMEAVANQAKKK, from the coding sequence ATGAAAAGATTAGTATTGCTGCGGCATGGCGAAAGCCAGTGGAATAAGGAAAACCGGTTCACCGGGTGGACAGATGTTGATCTGACTGCAAAAGGGGTGGAAGAAGCCAAAGAAGCCGGCAGAACATTAAAGGAAAAAGGCTTTGAGTTTGATATGGCATTTACCTCCTATCAGCGTCGCGCCATCAAGACGTTATGGCTGGCACTGGAGCAGATGGATCAGATGTGGATTCCTGTGCAGAAAAGCTGGCGGCTCAACGAGAAGCATTACGGCATGTTGCAGGGGCTGAATAAAGCCGAAACTGCCGAGAAATATGGCGAAGAGCAGGTGCTTCTGTGGCGCCGAAGTTTTGATGTACCCCCGGCGCCCATCCCCGAAGAGGATCCGCGCCACCCGAAGCACGACCCACGCTACAGGGGTCTTTCGCCTGATGAAATCCCTGCCACAGAATCACTCAAAGAGACCATTGCACGAATGATCCCTTACTGGGAAAACAGCATCAGACCTGCTTTGCAGAAGCAAAGTCAAATCCTGGTATCGGCTCACGGAAACAGCCTCCGTGCTGTAGTTAAGTATTTAAAGAAGATGAGCGAAGAGGAAATCATTAAATTTAATATTCCAACCGGAATTCCTTACGTTTTCGATTTTGATGATGACCTCAACCTGCTGAAGGATGAATTTATCGGCGACCCTGAAGTGATCAGGCAGTTGATGGAAGCCGTTGCCAATCAGGCGAAAAAGAAATAA
- a CDS encoding T9SS type A sorting domain-containing protein, with translation MKKLIISLLLLIVLFTIDPLFSQNYIFEDNTELIARNRSMQFKNFNRQQPSRAGVNIDVTYTRFEWEIDPAVRYIMGNVSNYFRALENVSSIILELNDNMMIDSIIFRSNPLTWNYISDFEFSVHLNSTVLANSIDSLTIYYQGEPVIESGFGSFEQAEHNGVPVIWTLSEPYGARDWWPGKNNLSDKIDSVDVVIRTPSQYKAVSHGLLKAEIPDGDHTIYHFGHRYPIVSYLVAFAVTNYAVFTQQAFLSEGVVPIVNYVYPEDSAMIADMVVNTPEMMQLFDTLFSPYPFRNELYGHAQFSITGGGMEHQTMSFMAGWGHDLRAHELAHSWFGNMITLASWHDIWINEGFATYANGLSFEHMYDGYWWPIWKDVTLGKILAAPDGSVYVQDTTSVPRIFSSRLTYHKGAYLLHMLRWMIGDEAFFTAIRNYVNDPQLVYRFTTFEDVKNHFENASGRDLTSFFEKWYYGEGYPIYGIDMLNLVQSNELQVTIHQETSHPSVDFFDMPVQIRLYGQGQIMDLVCYHTFSGQQFVFDAPAFSIDSVKFDPDRWLIAELDHISLGITENDPHEIQLSPNPASGYIEFMIPDRQVEEITIIDVSGKEVFSTPYSVINEKIKIDVDHFPNGIYLLNAKTDYGSYVGKFAK, from the coding sequence ATGAAAAAACTGATAATATCCCTGTTACTGCTCATCGTTTTGTTTACGATTGATCCACTATTCTCTCAGAACTACATTTTTGAGGACAATACCGAACTGATTGCCAGAAACCGAAGCATGCAGTTTAAAAATTTCAACCGGCAACAGCCATCCCGTGCCGGAGTGAATATTGATGTGACTTACACCCGTTTTGAGTGGGAGATTGACCCGGCTGTCCGCTACATCATGGGAAATGTTTCCAATTATTTCCGGGCTTTGGAAAATGTTTCATCAATAATACTGGAACTGAACGATAATATGATGATCGACTCAATCATTTTCAGGTCAAATCCCTTGACATGGAACTACATCTCTGATTTTGAATTTTCTGTCCACCTGAACTCAACTGTGCTGGCAAACAGCATCGATTCATTAACAATTTACTACCAGGGTGAACCTGTCATCGAAAGTGGTTTTGGGTCTTTTGAGCAGGCAGAACACAACGGAGTACCCGTCATATGGACGTTATCGGAACCTTATGGCGCCAGAGACTGGTGGCCCGGAAAAAATAATCTTTCTGATAAGATTGATTCGGTTGATGTGGTGATCAGAACTCCTTCACAATATAAAGCTGTAAGCCATGGTCTGTTAAAAGCCGAAATCCCGGACGGTGATCACACGATTTATCATTTCGGCCATCGCTACCCGATAGTGAGCTACCTGGTGGCATTTGCTGTGACCAATTATGCTGTCTTTACCCAGCAAGCCTTCCTGTCGGAAGGTGTGGTTCCGATTGTCAACTATGTTTACCCTGAAGATTCCGCCATGATTGCTGACATGGTAGTCAACACCCCCGAAATGATGCAGCTATTCGATACATTGTTTTCTCCTTATCCATTCAGGAACGAACTCTACGGCCACGCCCAGTTCTCGATTACCGGCGGTGGCATGGAGCACCAGACAATGAGCTTTATGGCGGGATGGGGTCACGACCTGCGCGCTCACGAACTGGCACATTCATGGTTTGGTAACATGATCACCCTGGCTTCATGGCACGACATCTGGATCAACGAAGGTTTTGCGACCTACGCCAACGGACTTTCGTTCGAGCACATGTACGATGGATACTGGTGGCCAATCTGGAAGGACGTAACACTCGGTAAAATTCTGGCCGCCCCGGACGGATCTGTTTATGTGCAGGACACCACATCGGTTCCAAGGATTTTCAGTTCACGACTCACCTATCACAAAGGCGCATATTTGCTGCACATGCTGCGATGGATGATTGGCGATGAAGCCTTTTTCACGGCCATTCGCAACTATGTAAACGACCCACAACTGGTCTATCGTTTCACCACTTTTGAGGATGTGAAAAACCACTTCGAAAATGCCAGCGGCCGCGATCTGACTTCTTTTTTCGAAAAATGGTATTACGGCGAAGGTTACCCGATTTATGGAATTGATATGTTAAACCTTGTTCAATCCAATGAGTTGCAGGTAACTATCCATCAGGAAACATCCCATCCTTCAGTAGATTTTTTTGATATGCCGGTTCAAATCAGGTTATATGGCCAAGGACAGATCATGGACCTGGTTTGTTATCATACTTTTTCAGGGCAGCAATTTGTTTTCGATGCCCCAGCCTTTTCAATTGATTCGGTTAAATTTGACCCCGACAGGTGGCTGATTGCTGAATTAGATCACATTTCGTTAGGTATCACCGAAAATGACCCTCATGAGATACAACTATCCCCAAACCCTGCAAGCGGTTACATCGAATTCATGATTCCGGATCGCCAGGTTGAGGAGATCACAATTATTGATGTTAGCGGGAAAGAAGTTTTCTCCACGCCGTATTCGGTGATCAATGAAAAGATTAAAATTGATGTGGATCATTTCCCGAATGGCATTTATCTGCTAAATGCAAAAACTGACTACGGAAGTTATGTGGGGAAATTTGCGAAGTGA